ACAGCAATTGACTGACACCGGTTTGCTCCGGCGACCACCAGCGCCAGATCAAACCCAGCGCCAACAAACCCAATGCGAGCATGGCCAGGGTCAACTGGCGAGCGGCGCTGCGTTGTTCGGCCGAGGACAACAGGCTCGGTGCGGCGGCGGTTTGTGCGCTCATTGTGCAGCTCCCTGAATGATCAGGCGGGAATCGTCTTTCGGATTGACCGTGGTCACCGAGCCGGCCTGACCGAGAATTTTCGGCATGCGCTCGCGGTAGAGGCGCAGCAGCATTTGCGGGTCGGTGCCCTGTTGTTGCGCCTTGGCCAGACTCAACACGGTAGCCGTGTCGGCTGACGCTTTGGCCAGCCGTTCACTCGCTTGAGCGTGGGCAACCTGCAACGTACGGTCGGCTTGTTCGTTGGCGGTTTGGGTGAGTTTCTCGGCTTCGGTGCGTGCGTTTGCCACGGCTTTATCGGCTTGCTGACTCGCCGTCAGCACTGCGTTGAAGGCGTTGACCGCCGGCCCCGGCAGACTCGATTGCACATCGACGCGCGCCACTTCGATACCCAGTCCCTGGCCGGTGGCCGTGAGATCCGCCAGTCGCTGATTGATGCCTTGCACCAGATCGCCGCGCAGGCGTTCCCGTCTTTCGGCCGCCTGGCTACCCGCGCCAATCAGCTCCGGTCGCGCCACCAGAATGGTGTCCAGGTCACGGGCAGCCGTCAGCGCCACGGCGCTGCGAGTCACAAGGCGGTCCAGTGCCGGCAGCACATGTTCACCTTGAAGCACGTACGCATAGGGTTCGGTGACTTTGTAAAAAACCCGAACATCCAGTTGCACCACGCCGGCGTCACCGGTCAGCAAATAACCGGACCCGGCGAGGGCATCACTGAGCGGCGTGGCGAATGTGGCGACTCGGTCGGCCTGCAACGCGGCATCGCTGCGCAACAGATTGTCGACCCGACGCTCAATCACCCGATCGGCCGCCGGTAACAGGATGACCTGCTCGAACGGTCGCGGCCACGCCAACAGCAGGCCGGCATTCTGAATGCGATCCAGCGCGCCAAAGTGCAACACCACCGCACGATTCTGCGGATCGATTTGCCGAACATTGGAAAATGCCCACGCCAACGCGGCCAGCACCGTCACCGCATACAGCGCGAGAAACGCCAATCGCCCGGCCTGAATCCAGGGGCTGCTCAACTCATTTGTTCCACGTGGAACCAAACTCATGGCTGCGACCCGGACTTGATATCGAGCGTCGGCGGACCGTCAACCAGCACTCGAAACGGCGCAGCATCGGTGCGCAGAATCAGTTTGGTACCCGGCGTAACGATGGTGCCCAAGGTGTCGAGAGAGCGCAGCAAGTTATACAGCTGCGGCGATCCGGCGTAGGCACGTCCGTAAATCTGCGCGGCTTCGACGCGGGACTGGGCTTCAATGTCGGCAGATTTGACGGTGGCATCGGCCTGAACGATTCGCGCATCCCGCTCGGCGGCGGAGCGGATTTGCGCCGCTTCGCGTTTGCCGATCGCCGTGCGTTCGGTGGCAATTGTTTCACGCTCGGCGCGCATGCGATCGACGGTGGCAGTCAGGGTTACCGACGGCAAGGTCAAACGCTCGATGCCAACTTGCAGCACGCGAACGCCATACGTGGTCAGCAATTGCTGATCGATTTGCTGGCGCAGTTGCGCTTCAAAGTCAGCAATGTGCACCTGGTTGGCATCGGTGTTCACCAGATTGGCCAGATCGAAACTGCTGGCCGTGGTTTCCAGCGCCGAGCCGACAAAGGTGCGAATCTGCCGCGCCGCTTCGTCCGGCTGATTCTGCACGGCGCGCATGAAGCGCTGCACATTGTCCGGATCACCTTGCACCTGCCACGCCACGTAAGCCTGAACGATGATGCGCAAACCGTCGCGCGTGCCCACATCCTGCAAACCACTCGACGTGGTACGCAGACGCAAATCAACAGGAATCGCCGCTTCAAAAGGTGCGGGCCAACGCCAGCCCAGCCCCGGCTCCAGCAACACCCGCGACGGATTGCCAAAGCGCGTGATGACCGTGGCTTCTCCGGAACGCACTTGCACCAGGCTCGCCGCCGCGATGGCAAACGCTACCAGCAACGCAGCCCAACCCATGCGCCGCCACGGGAAGGGACCGGCTTCTTGTGGGTCTCCGTGGTGATGATGGTGATGCCCGTGGTGATGCCCGCCGTGGCCGTGATCGTGCCCGGCGTGGTCAGCATGATCGTGAGTGTGCGACTGGCTCATTTGGCAGCTCCTGGCTGAGCAGTTGGACGCGACGGCGCGGGATCAGCCGGCAGCGTGAACGTTCGGAGGTCGATGGTCGGCGCGTTGTTGCTGCCGCCCAAGCGATGGTCGAGAACCAGCAACCGGGTATTGGCCAGTCCTTGGGAAAGCTGGCTGAAATACTGCTCCAGCACGAAAGCCTGGCCAGCGCTGGCATAGGCTTTTCGCTCGGCGCTGAATTTCAGATCGGCTGCTTGCGCAGCTGCATTGATTTCACGAGCGTTGGCCGTCGCCTGATCACGAGCGATGCTGGCCTGTAATTGCGCCTGATTGGTCGCCTCTGCCGCTGCACCGCGTTCGCGTGAGATCAGCGTCTGTGCGCCAATCTGTGCCGCTTGCACGCCGTGATAAGCGTTGGCGGCGCCGGCCGGTGGATGAATCGCTTCGACCACGGTCGCGAGAATCTCCACGCCACTGCCAAGTGTTTGCAAGTCCGCCTGTACGGCGCGGCCTATCTCTTCGGCAAGCCCTACCCGGTCCTCACCGAGCAAACCGTCGAGGGTTCGCGAGGCGAAATCATGAACCAGAATCCGGCTGGCAGTGCTGCGGATCAGCGCCGGGACATCGGCATTGTTGTAGGTTGCGGCCAACGCGGCTTGATCCGACAGGCCGATGCGGTAAACGAACCGCACGTCCATGTTGACGATCTGGAAGCTCTGCTTGTCGGCACGGCTGCTGGCGATGACCTGGGATTTGTCATTCACATGGCTGGCGTCCCACAAGCGATTGGCAACTGCGGGCGCCGGACCTTCAGCGGGTGCCGGCGCAATGGGGGCCGCCGCTTCGCCGACACTCGTGGCCAACTCATGGACCACGCCATTCTCGACACTCAGCACTCGGCCCAGCGGCCACGGCAGGCCCGCGTGCAAGCCGGGACCGAACACCTCCACCGGTTTGCCGAAGCGCTCATAGATGCCCCGCCCTTGCAGGGGTATTTCGTGAATGCCGGTCAGCGACCAACCGACAAGGGTGACCACCGCCAGCACCGGCACAAACGCGCGACGCATGTAGGTGAACGCCCAGATTTGCCGCAGATCGATGCCGAAGCGGTTATGCAATTCATGCTGCAACGCCAACAGCGGTTGTGGTGGCCAGCGCAGCATGTCGGCGACGAAGCTTCGGGCGAGCAAGGCAGGTTCCAGTTGTTCGCGTCGGGGACTGAACAATGACAGCGCGGCTCGCAGCAACAGTTCCACCGCGACGAGCCCCGGCAGTAGCCCGACCAGCACCGCCAGTCGCACCGGCCAGACGGAAACCTCGCTGCTGAACAACAGACACAACGCGCTCAACACCAGACTGATGATTGCCACGCGAGTCAGCTGGGCCAACTGCCCCGCTTCAGGCCACTGGGCCACGTTTTCCTGGGCAAACTGCCGCTCCAGTACCAGCAAACCGAAGGCCAGCAGCAATGACAGCGCAGCACCGACATTGGCCGAAAAGCCTGGCGCGGCAGAGGGCAGCGCAAGATTCCAGACCTGGTTGATGCTGAACAGCGCCAACAACGCCCAGCCGCCGAGCCACAGCGTCGGGGCGCCGATCTGCGCCAGCATCCGTGTCCATCGTTGGCTGATACGCTCCAGCAGCTGTTCATACCAGCCCACCGGAGCGTCAACGACTTCGATCTCCACCGGCAGCGCTGGGGGATTCATCGCCCGTGCGCGCCATTGCGTCACCCACCACGCCGATTGCAGCCCGGCAATCAGCACCAGCAGACCGGCGCTCTGATTGACCAGCAACGCTGGCCAAAGCGACTGTGGCGCAAACAGCCCGGCAAAAACCGCCAGCACCAGCCCTGTCGCCACGAGTGCGCCGAGACCGATTGCCAACTGCCGCAATCGTCGCCCTTGAAAGACTGCCTGCTGAAAGCGCGGCAGCCCGGCTACCGCTGTTCCCTCAATTTCGAGATCGACTTGCATACCACCCCAGTGTTTTCTTTGCCCAAGTCGCAATTCGTTACGATATAACGAAAGTCGTGAAATTTTTGTACTAATCGCTCTATCTGAAGATGCCCAACCTGTCGCTTGGCTGAAGCCTTGACCGAAACACCGATGAGCGCACATATTACGCTCGTAATTTTATCTGCGGACTACGTTTATCCAGCCCGATTCCCATTTAATCCAGGAGCAAATCCATGAGCAGCTATGACATCGTGATTCTGGGCGGAGGCCCCGGCGGTTACAACGCAGCAATCCGCGCCGGCCAGCTGGGCCTGAAAGCCGCTTGCGTGGAAGGCCGCGCGACCCTCGGCGGCACCTGCCTGAACGTCGGATGCATGCCGTCCAAGGCGCTGTTGCATGCTTCCGAACTGTACGACGCAGCCATGGGTGCGGAATTCGCCAATCTGGGGATCGAGGTCAAACCCACGCTCAACCTTGCGCAAATGATGAAGCAGAAGGATGAAAGCGTGACCGGGCTGACCAAGGGCATCGAGTTCCTGTTTCGTAAAAACAAGGTCGACTGGATCAAGGGATGGGGGCATATCGACGGCCCGGGGAAAGTCACGGTAACGGATAGCCAGGGTGGCAAGACCGAGTTGAGCGCCAAGGACATCATCATTGCCACCGGGTCCGAGCCCACTCCCCTGCCCGGCGTAGAGATCGACAACCAACGCATCCTTGATTCCACAGGTGCGCTGTCTTTATCCGAAGTGCCAAAACATCTGGTGGTGATTGGCGCCGGGGTCATCGGCCTGGAGTTGGGTTCGGTGTGGCGGCGCTTGGGCGCACAAGTGACGGTGGTCGAATTTCTCGACCGGATCTGCCCCGGCGTGGACGGTGAAGCGGGCAAAACGCTGCAGCGTTCGTTGAGCAAGCAAGGCATCAACTTCAAGTTGAGTTCGAAAGTCACCAGCGCCACTACCTCGGCAAATGGCGTGCAACTCAGCGTTGAACCGGCAGCCGGTGGCACTGCCGAAGGGCTGGAAGCCGATTACGTGCTGGTGGCCATCGGGCGTCGGCCTTACACCCAGGGCTTGGGGCTGGAAAACGTCGGACTCACTACGGATAAGCGCGGCATGCTTGCCAACAAGGGCCACCGGACTGAAGCGGCCGGCGTGTGGGTAATTGGCGATGTCACCTCCGGGCCGATGCTTGCGCACAAGGCTGAAGATGAAGCCATGGCCTGCGTCGAGCAGATCGTCGGCAAAGCCGGCGAGGTCAATTACAACCTGATTCCCAACGTCATTTACACCCGACCGGAGCTGGCCAGCGTCGGCAAGACCGAAGAGCAACTCAAGGCTGAAGGCCGGGCCTACAAAGTCGGTAAATTCCCGTTCACCGCCAACAGCCGGGCGAAGATCAACCACGAGACCGAAGGCTTCGCCAAAGTGCTGGCCGACGAGCGCACCGACGAAATTCTCGGTGTGCACCTGGTCGGCCCGAGTGTCAGTGAAATGATTGGCGAATACTGCGTGGCCATGGAGTTCAGCGCCTCGGCGGAAGACATCGCACTGACGTGTCATCCACACCCGACGCGTTCCGAGGCGTTGCGTCAGGCGGCGATGAATGTGGAGGGGATGGCGACTCAGATGTAGCAAATATCAAAAAAGATCGCAGCCTTCGGCAGCCCCTACAGGATATGAGTACGACAGTAGGAGCTGCCGAAGGCTGCGATCTTTGCGTTCAAGTTGGCAAATGCTCCAGCGGCAACGCCCCCGGTGTTTTCACCGTGTGAATCGCAAAGTTGCTGCGGATATCGCTCACGCCCGGCAATTTCAGCAATCGTCCGGTGAGAAAGCGGTCGTACGCACGTAGATCCGGCACCACCACCTGCAGCAAAAAATCCGATTCCCCTGATACCAGAAACGCAGAAATCACCTCGGGCAACGCTGTCACGGCCAGACGGAAAGACTCGGCCTGTTCGTCGTTGTGACGCTCAACCTTGACCCCGACAAACACCGTCAGCCCAAGCCCGACTTCATCGCGATCCAGATTGGCCTGATAGCCGCGAATCACCCCGGCCTCTTCAAGCATTCGTACCCGACGCAAGCAAGGCGACGCGGACAGACCGATCTCGTCAGCCAGTTGCACGTTGCTCAGCCGACCATCCCGTTGCAGGGCTGCGAGAATCTTGCGGTCGTAGGCGTCCAGTTTCATTTTTGGCAGATCCTGATGGCTTAGTGATCATTCAATGGCAGGTTATGCCAACCCAAGACGATTGAGAAGCAAACTACGCAACCACCTGCCCTGACTTTCCGCCCTAGACTGACCTACCGAATCAACAACGAATGGGGTGCATCGTGGCAGGACTCTGGCTGTTTTTCATGGCGCTGGCGGTGGTTTACCTGTTGCCGGGCCCGGACATGATTCTGCTGCTGCAGACAGGCGCACGCCAAGGCAGAGGGGCGGCGCTGGCGACAGCAGTGGGCTTGGGCATCGCACGGGGTTGCCACGTGTTACTGGCGGCATTGGGGCTGGCGGCACTGTTCAAGGCTGCGCCCTGGACCTTCGACGTCGTGCGCCTGGCGGGGGCCGCGTACCTGTTATGGATCGGCATTCAGTGCTTGCGAACCACGATGCTGCCCAACCTGGACGACGCGGGTGCAGCCTGTGGAAAACCACGTTGGCGCGAAGCGATCCAGCGCGGTCTACTGACTAACCTGCTTAACCCCAAGGCGCTGTTGTTCTGCTCGGTGCTGTTGCCGCAGTTCATCAATCCGCACGCAGGGTCGGTGCTCGCGCAATTCGCGACCCTGGGTGTTGTGCTGGTCGGCGTCGGTTTGTTGTTCGACAGCGCCTACGCCTTGGCTGGCGCCGCGCTTGGCCGCTGGCTGCAACGCAGTCCTTCGGCCCAGCGCTTCCAGCAATGGCTGTTTGGCAGCCTGTTGATCGGTTTTGCGGTGCGACTGACTTTTGTTCAACAGGCCTGATTACTGGCGCGCCTTACGCTTGTGACGATTGACCAGCAACAGCGCGAGCGCGGTAAACACCAATACACCGCCCACTTCCAGCCACTTTTTGTACGGCCGTAGCGTCGCCCGGATCGGACTCAACGCCTGGGTGACGTAACGTTTGTCTGCGTTCTGGAAGTCCGGATAAGGGCATCGCTCGCCGAAGAATAGTGCCCAATCCACGTAGGGGCCTTCTTTGACGTAGCGTTGATAGAAGGCACTTTTCTGCTCCTGATCAGTGTTCCACCCTGTCGCCGCACACAACACCGCCGCAAAGGCCTGACTGGTATGAGGCAGGTGATCGGCAGCGCGGCTGGCCAAGGCATTGGCGACATAACGGTAGTGGAAACGCTGATCGGGTTGAGCAGCGCTGGCGTGCTGACGCTTGACCTCCTCTTCAGCCACCAGGGGACCGACCTTGAGTTCGGTGCTTTCAAGGCTGTAGTTACCACCGA
This DNA window, taken from Pseudomonas fluorescens NCIMB 11764, encodes the following:
- the lpdA gene encoding dihydrolipoyl dehydrogenase gives rise to the protein MSSYDIVILGGGPGGYNAAIRAGQLGLKAACVEGRATLGGTCLNVGCMPSKALLHASELYDAAMGAEFANLGIEVKPTLNLAQMMKQKDESVTGLTKGIEFLFRKNKVDWIKGWGHIDGPGKVTVTDSQGGKTELSAKDIIIATGSEPTPLPGVEIDNQRILDSTGALSLSEVPKHLVVIGAGVIGLELGSVWRRLGAQVTVVEFLDRICPGVDGEAGKTLQRSLSKQGINFKLSSKVTSATTSANGVQLSVEPAAGGTAEGLEADYVLVAIGRRPYTQGLGLENVGLTTDKRGMLANKGHRTEAAGVWVIGDVTSGPMLAHKAEDEAMACVEQIVGKAGEVNYNLIPNVIYTRPELASVGKTEEQLKAEGRAYKVGKFPFTANSRAKINHETEGFAKVLADERTDEILGVHLVGPSVSEMIGEYCVAMEFSASAEDIALTCHPHPTRSEALRQAAMNVEGMATQM
- a CDS encoding LysE family translocator, producing MAGLWLFFMALAVVYLLPGPDMILLLQTGARQGRGAALATAVGLGIARGCHVLLAALGLAALFKAAPWTFDVVRLAGAAYLLWIGIQCLRTTMLPNLDDAGAACGKPRWREAIQRGLLTNLLNPKALLFCSVLLPQFINPHAGSVLAQFATLGVVLVGVGLLFDSAYALAGAALGRWLQRSPSAQRFQQWLFGSLLIGFAVRLTFVQQA
- a CDS encoding Lrp/AsnC family transcriptional regulator — its product is MKLDAYDRKILAALQRDGRLSNVQLADEIGLSASPCLRRVRMLEEAGVIRGYQANLDRDEVGLGLTVFVGVKVERHNDEQAESFRLAVTALPEVISAFLVSGESDFLLQVVVPDLRAYDRFLTGRLLKLPGVSDIRSNFAIHTVKTPGALPLEHLPT
- the hflC gene encoding protease modulator HflC, producing MSQSHTHDHADHAGHDHGHGGHHHGHHHHHHGDPQEAGPFPWRRMGWAALLVAFAIAAASLVQVRSGEATVITRFGNPSRVLLEPGLGWRWPAPFEAAIPVDLRLRTTSSGLQDVGTRDGLRIIVQAYVAWQVQGDPDNVQRFMRAVQNQPDEAARQIRTFVGSALETTASSFDLANLVNTDANQVHIADFEAQLRQQIDQQLLTTYGVRVLQVGIERLTLPSVTLTATVDRMRAERETIATERTAIGKREAAQIRSAAERDARIVQADATVKSADIEAQSRVEAAQIYGRAYAGSPQLYNLLRSLDTLGTIVTPGTKLILRTDAAPFRVLVDGPPTLDIKSGSQP
- the hflK gene encoding protease modulator HflK encodes the protein MQVDLEIEGTAVAGLPRFQQAVFQGRRLRQLAIGLGALVATGLVLAVFAGLFAPQSLWPALLVNQSAGLLVLIAGLQSAWWVTQWRARAMNPPALPVEIEVVDAPVGWYEQLLERISQRWTRMLAQIGAPTLWLGGWALLALFSINQVWNLALPSAAPGFSANVGAALSLLLAFGLLVLERQFAQENVAQWPEAGQLAQLTRVAIISLVLSALCLLFSSEVSVWPVRLAVLVGLLPGLVAVELLLRAALSLFSPRREQLEPALLARSFVADMLRWPPQPLLALQHELHNRFGIDLRQIWAFTYMRRAFVPVLAVVTLVGWSLTGIHEIPLQGRGIYERFGKPVEVFGPGLHAGLPWPLGRVLSVENGVVHELATSVGEAAAPIAPAPAEGPAPAVANRLWDASHVNDKSQVIASSRADKQSFQIVNMDVRFVYRIGLSDQAALAATYNNADVPALIRSTASRILVHDFASRTLDGLLGEDRVGLAEEIGRAVQADLQTLGSGVEILATVVEAIHPPAGAANAYHGVQAAQIGAQTLISRERGAAAEATNQAQLQASIARDQATANAREINAAAQAADLKFSAERKAYASAGQAFVLEQYFSQLSQGLANTRLLVLDHRLGGSNNAPTIDLRTFTLPADPAPSRPTAQPGAAK
- the hflK gene encoding protease modulator HflK, producing the protein MSLVPRGTNELSSPWIQAGRLAFLALYAVTVLAALAWAFSNVRQIDPQNRAVVLHFGALDRIQNAGLLLAWPRPFEQVILLPAADRVIERRVDNLLRSDAALQADRVATFATPLSDALAGSGYLLTGDAGVVQLDVRVFYKVTEPYAYVLQGEHVLPALDRLVTRSAVALTAARDLDTILVARPELIGAGSQAAERRERLRGDLVQGINQRLADLTATGQGLGIEVARVDVQSSLPGPAVNAFNAVLTASQQADKAVANARTEAEKLTQTANEQADRTLQVAHAQASERLAKASADTATVLSLAKAQQQGTDPQMLLRLYRERMPKILGQAGSVTTVNPKDDSRLIIQGAAQ